The stretch of DNA ATCCTGTTTGTGTCATGCCGAGCGGCTCGAAGACTTCGTGCCGCATCAGGTCCTCCAGGGGAGAATCGGTCAACGCCTCGATCATGACTCCGGCTACAAGGAAGCCCGAGTTCGAATAGACGCTCTCGGTATTCGGGTGTCGTCGCCGGCGCGCTTCTGAGTCCCTGTTCCACGAACCAACGACGCTGCTCGCGCGGTGAGCCACCCCGGGCGACCATCTGCTGCCACAGGTCCTCGCTGAAGTTGAGTGGCGCACCGGAACGATGAGTCAGCAGCCAAAGGATCGGCACATCTTTCCAAGCCGGGTGGATTGCCGGCCCGATGACAGCGCCGATCGTCGTGTCCCAGCTGAGCACCCCGCGGTCGACCAAGCGCGCGACGAGCGTCGCGGTCATTGCATTGGTGCACGACCCTATGTGCCACTGGTCGTCGATCGTCACCTTCTCGGTTGCCGTCCACGAGCGGACGCCTACCGCGCCGACCGCCTCAAGGCCGTCGGCGGTCACGATGGCGGCGCCGAGGGCCGGGAGTCGGCCCTTCTGCAGCAGCGGAACGATGATCCCCGACAGGTCGCGCGGCGCAGGGGCACTCGCGCGATCCTGCCGTTCAGACGACCCGCAAGAGAGCGAGAGAATGCTTAGCACTACCAAGAGTCCCGGTAGTGCAGCGGGTGACCGGCGCTTCATGGTTCAGACCACCCTCGTCCCTGTAGGTGATTGTACGTCGCTTGTCAG from Gemmatimonadota bacterium encodes:
- a CDS encoding beta-lactamase family protein encodes the protein MKRRSPAALPGLLVVLSILSLSCGSSERQDRASAPAPRDLSGIIVPLLQKGRLPALGAAIVTADGLEAVGAVGVRSWTATEKVTIDDQWHIGSCTNAMTATLVARLVDRGVLSWDTTIGAVIGPAIHPAWKDVPILWLLTHRSGAPLNFSEDLWQQMVARGGSPREQRRWFVEQGLRSAPATTPEYRERLFELGLPCSRSHDRGVDRFSPGGPDAARSLRAARHDTNRIRRARHAGTVESTVGTHSWSGWMVARRPRSERRQSRRHRTGGNDPHDPR